The window gcccgcctcgccgacaagtGGTACCTGGGCGTCAAGGGCGGCACCGACAGCGAATGGGCCTTtgccctcttcctcgacatcctcgagcgcctcggccatgACCCCAGCGCCTGTCCCGCCCACGGTTTCGGACCGACGGTCCTgcgcatggccatggccaagacgaTTGCCGAGATCAACGAGCTGACGGACTCGATACCGCAAGACGTGCTGCAGAACGAAGACGTCGACACGAGGAGCCTGCTCAACTTTGCCGTCACCGACGGACAGAGCGTCATCTGCACCCGTTACATCAGCAgcgccaaggacgaggccgcgaGCCTCTACTACTCGTCGGGGACCCAGTGGGTGACGAGAACGGCGGAGCCGACCGACCGACAGTACCAGATGGAGCGCAGGGACAGGGGCGCCgacatcgtcctcgtcgccagcgAGCCGCTGACCTTTGAACGAGGtaaccgccgccgcccgccgcctgccaCGGCAAGCTCACGAGCCGCACGAAGAGCCACCAAGCTAACCGGAGGGGACCGGTCGCAGAGAACTGGGTCAATGTACCGACCAACTCCATGCTGACCATACACCGGCAAACCGTCATGGTTCACCCGATCCTGGACAAGTATTACGAGCGGGACCCGTACCATGTTCGATCCAGCGCCTTTGTTCAAGCAAAGGGTCTCGTTTCGAACGAAAAGATTCCCGGCGACCCGTTGTCCCCCGCCAACGAGCATCCGCCGTCCAGCCTCGATGGGTACCGCAAGTTGGCCGCCCAGTCCGTCTGCTCCCGCAGCCTCAGTCCAGACGTACATCGTCGACCAACGACGCCCGTGTCTTTGCGAGATTCGACGGCCCGCTAACCATGTGCCTCGTGGTTCGCCTCGTAGGTGCCTAGCGGATGCCTCGCGGGTGTTTGCTCTGGCTACCTTGCTCTCTGCGTTTCTTCCTGCGTTTCTGCCTGCGTTTCTGCCTGCAATTCTGCCTACAATTCTGCCTGCAATTCTGCCTGCAATTCTGCCTGCGTTTCTGCCTGCGTTTCTGCATGCGTTTCTGCATGCGCTTCTACCGACTGGCAAGATGCCAGGCCTCAACTCGAACGATTGCCTGCGATTTTTAAGCTTTGGATGGCGGGACCAAGGATATATACCATACCCATTGCAATGGATGCCTTGCTACCTCGACTTCttgcgccccccccccctccccccttttGATTTGGGTCTTCAGAATCATGCACATGGTCGTAGATGCATAGTTAGTGCATCGTACAAGATACATTGCAGACCTACCACAAATCTTGACTTCATGCGTACTTTGACGTGCAGTAGTCCTTGGCGTCGTTGTTCGACAGCTGCCGCTTAGCGCCACCAACACCTAATACCCCTACCCGTCATAGAATTCATAAGCTGTTCGGGAAGTTCATACTGGGTCTACTGACCCTTGCTGCTTCACCGACAAGTGCATCCTTTCTGTTAGACCCTCTCTGGATTCCTTGGACGGCTCGACAGAGATCAGAATTCCACGGCTCAGTTGTTTACCATTAAAGAAATGCGGGCGAGGAGCTTCCAAATTTCTGTACACAAAGTACACCCTTTTGCTACCACCCGAGGGCAATGAAGGCAAATCGATTTCGGACCAGAGACAACCACCACACGGCGATTCCCATTCACAAGAGATGCCGTGTTGCATCTCCATCATCAACTTCCAGGGGTGCCGCCATTTGTCAGCTTTCAACTCGGGCTGCACGAGACCGGGCTGCGAGGGCCTTTGCCCCGCCTCGAAGCAGGAGGTGCTCGTCAGCACCAGCTTTCCCTGGTTGTGCGCCGACTGCCATTTCCGCCAAATCGCagaagaggatgaggagCGCTTGAAGTCGTGGGTGAAGCGGGTGCGTGCCATTCAAGCGGCCGGACCCCCCGAGGACCAGGGCGTCGAGAACGGCGCCTATCGGCTGGAATCGCTGCAGGCTCGGGAGCGTTTCGAGCTGCAACGGTTGCAGCTGTGGAGGAAGGCGCGCGGCCGAGAGATCATGGAAGTCTTGTCTTGGACCGAGTGCTACGGCAACGCAATCTGGGCGCTTGCCTGCGCGTCGATGCGGGAAGTGGACGGAAACGGAGacggcaaggccgacgaggccatggaggAACCGTCGCAAGAGCAGGGGGAGAGCACGGCATGGGCCCTTGAGCAGCGCATCATGCACATGCGATCTTCCAAGACACCGCACTTGACGGTGTTGAGAGACGCTCTGCGAGCAAAGGACGAGCTGCGTCAAGAACTCGAGGAGGCGCGGAAGAAGATACGGAGGGGTGGTCAAGCGCTGATGAACGCCTACCTGCTCCCAGATTCGCCAAACCTGCCGAGACCCCCGTGACGTAGCACAATGCAGCACTGTTTGCTTCGAAGCATTCTTCGCCGTCGGGACGAACAAGGGTCGCGATGGCAGTCCGTGGAGATGAACTTTCGTCGGGGAGTTCTCCTGTGCACAGCTCGAATCGGCATCAATCAACATTCCGGGCACGTGGGCCCTGCGTCCGACAATTCAGCCAACTCGGTCGCCGCACACGCTGTCGACTCTCGAGCCTGCATCTGGGACGGGGTCGTACGCTCGCGTCCTTGGCGGCAAACGGGGACATGAGGCGGAAAGCCTCGGCGACATGAGGCGCAACGAGGTGACTCGCAGGCTCGTCATGAGTCGAGTTGCGGTATGCAAAGGCGCGCACGACGTGGCGGGGGGTATGGATGCAGCCATCGGGAaacaacggcggcggcggccattcCGTACCGATAGGTGATTCCAGAGGGAGGATGGCGGCACCACGATGATTTCATCCGCGTCCACGACACGGAAACGACGGTCTTTTGTCACTTCCGATTCCACGGCAACGACACCGTCGCCGAGTCTGTCGATCGCTCTCTTCTACCTCGGGGATAAGAgtgctcgagggcggccgacgtcgagtaGCGTTGAACGACGGTTGGGAAACGACGAGAGGACTTGccacgacggagacgggcaCCGCGAGCCTGCCGTGGGGAGTGCGGCAAACACGATGGTTGGAACGACGGAAGAGACCCATGAGCATGTTCCCATTCCGATGGGATTCCGCTGCCCGTGACCGCTGCGGATTGGTGATGGCGGTGCCAGGATGCTCGGACGGATGCGGCGCTGGCTGGCGGCGGTCGAACCGGTCAAGCGGGCGATGGAGGGCGGACGATGTGACAACGAGGCCAAGCGATGCTAGACGTGGCGGTGATGCAATGCTACGTGCGTGCGGTGCCGGCACCTTCGTCCGCGGTCAGGCTGGCACGAAGGGTGAGAGCCGGACGGAGGGAAGGCGGCAGGAGGGACGATGGGGAGGCTCGGGGTCTCCGGCTGCAACATTGGCCAGCTGGCGGCGTGGAGCGTCGGGGGAGAGTGGGCAAGAATGCGACGAATGAAGGCGGCCTCTTTCCCGCGTctgccgaggaggcggtctgccacgacgctcgagatgtcgccatcggctggcGGTCGGCAGCGAGGGCAGGCTGCAGAGGCAGGCTGCAAGTCCGGATGCGACGCTCGATCACAGCTCGCACCATCAGGCCGGCTCCGGGACCTACCGGGCTGGGCGTGGGCACGGGCGTGGAGGTGTGAGCCGGGGCGTGGGCTTCTGGAAGATGGCAGAACCGAAGGCTCGCACCTGACGGCCATCTGATctgtcggtcggtcggtccgTCAGTCAGCCGGTCGGTCAGTCGTGCAGTAGCCGCTGCGTTTGTCGGTGCCATGCCTGCTTTGTGCGCGctccgccaccgtcgacaaGGGTGTCGGAGGGTCGAGCAGGCGAGGTTGGAGcggaccgtcgacggcgtgctccACGGCATgtcgacgaaggcgaggtTGGAGGGTCGAGCACGAATTCGACAAAAGGTCCTTGCCGGATGCCCAAGCAGCGACCCAGGCATGTGCTCGACGGTGGCCATCGCGCAGCCGGGCGGCTGGCTGGCGGGCAGAGATAGGAGGCTTTCCGGGCGAGCCAAGGGCAGGTGGAcgaacgacggcgacgcacgcggcgaagacgacgccgatAAGGCGGAGAGGGACCCAGggacgaggtcaaggtccatggcagccgccgtcgagggtgaaAAATTGGAGATTGGCGTCGTGCTcggggctcgccgccggggTCGCTGCGGAGGGGGCACCCTGGTTGCGGAGGAGTTTGCCTTTGTGATGGATGGGTGTTTGGAGAAGAAGACGTTTttttttggggggggggggggggggggggcacgcGGCAGCAAGGTACGTGCCTGCCGTTCGCTGCCGGACACGCAACACCAACACCGCTCCCACCCCATCGTGGCAGGCACGGATGGGTGCGGAAGCGCTCGCAGgtgcaggcacatgtactcgggCATCATGCAGTAGCAGAGGCGGACGGCAGGTGTTAGCGCAGTACATGAATGCACAGGGACCGACACCCGCACCGAAGTGTACATGATCGCGTGGGCATATCGAGAGGCAGCTTCCACGGATCGTGCACTGTGTAGCAGGTACGTTTGTCCTGGACTCGCACCGGCTCACCGTCGTCCGAACGTGGCTGCGCTCGTGCCCACAGTGCCCATTTCCGTGCATGCACCAGCAAGCACAGGGCATGGTTGGTGTCCAGCGGCAAGCGTCCGCACAGTGCAGACGTTGCGGttccctcccctccgccgGCCACGCGGCAGAGCACTGaaggggcgaggggcgagaAGGGGGAACACGGACGATGGGGATGGTGAGCGAGCGTCGAGCAAGAGTTGCCGACATGGGAAATCGGTCCCATGGCACGTGTGCACGCGAGCAGGCGGTGCTCAGGTGTGCCGACGCCCACACATATTGCACACATGCACGGTAGATGCCGATGTGACAAGGTTGCTTCCAGGTGCACAGTGCACCAGTTACGTACCTGTCGTGTGGTGTAGggaatggggggggggggggcagaaCTTGCTTCGATCGGCACGACACAGGTGGCTTCGTGTACATGGCACGTACTTGTTTGCGCATGGTGCTGCGGACGCGCGTAGTTTGCAGGGTTTCATGTAATACGacatgcacgtacaagtgcaagcagcagcgacgggtgaacgagtacgagtacgagcaaGAACCGTGACTCGGCCGGCCTCTCCCGCAGGCGCATGCACCCTCGGCGTCCGAACTCCGAACTGGAGCGACCTGGtcatggaggaggagagggacgagggaCGCCTGGTAGATGTACAGGGCAtttacatgtgcatgcaagtagagggcaagtacggggtacatgtaattaggtgtaggtgtgctgtacaagtaggtgtgctgtacaagtaggtgtgctgtacaagtaggtgtgctgtacaagtaggtgtgctgaACAAGTAGGCgtgctgtgcaagtactgtaggtgtgctgtacaagtaggtgtgccgTACAAGTTTgtgctgtacaagcacttaaGTGGTTGTgctgtacaggtaggtaggtgtacggagtacatgtgcgcgtGAGTAGGTgtgttgtaggtgtacggagtgagCACTTGCACGCATGTGCATTCATGTGCatcgtgctccgtgctccgtgcatgtcGTCGTAGacaagtgtactccgtactcggcaaGCACATGCCCATGCAGACGACGCCGCTGGACGACGTGTCCGCGGCCAACTTCGGCCACGGCCTGGGTGCGCCGCGCAAAGGTCGGAGGGGCGTGGCGAGCTCGTCCCTTGCTCCCGCCCCTGCCCCTGCCCCTGTCCCTGCCAGTCTCGTGCACCCATCGCCAACTGcagagaggggagggggggtgggcAAGGActgggaggggagggagatgGCGGGAGGagcgggggaggggcgggGCCGGCTCGATAAGGAGCGAGGAAACGGAGGGGCCCtggagggggaggggtgTGCCGTACGCATCCTCGTTCTCGTGCTCGCACAGCATATGACCGAATACTTCCCTTTGCACTCGTCCTCGCGGCCCGGGTCGCTCCCTCGCCGAGCCTCGTACGGAATACACGTTCACGGATCCATGGCGAGGCCAGGGAGGACGATGCATCGGGCGGCATGGCGACACGACAcgtgcctgcctgcctgcctgcctgctggaCGCGTCTCCCGCCGGCGTCCACTGTGCCTCGCATGCCATCGAGATGCCTTGCCTGCCTGGGCTCGCGGCGCACCGCGCTGCATGTCCTCGTACGCCACGCAGCCGTCCGCCTCGCTTGTCGGTCACGCACGGGTAGGGCAATCCGCCGTAATGCGCATGCAACTCGTCCCTCCTCCCTgcccgctcgtcctcgcacaCCGCAGTCGGCCGTGCCCTCGTGGCCTCGTGGCCTTTGGCGCCCTGCCCAGTGCTTCCGAGCCGGTCGTGTGGCGCGGGAACCGAATCGACGGGCGCCCGACGACCATTTcttcctcggcttcgactggcctcctccgccggccagccagccacgCGGCCATGCGGATGCGAATCGGGCGTGCCGCGGAGGACGATGGCTCGCTGCGGGAGGCAGCCTCGCTGGCGGGAGGGGAtggtgccgacggccacggtcCACCTCGCTTGGAAGCGACCCGTGACCGGACGACGCATCGGTCCGGCTGCCGAGGAAGACGGGATATCCATCAGATGCCTCCACGGCACTTTGCCCACGAGGAACCCCATTTCGAGGCAGAGCACTATCATCACGGTCGCGGCGTGGACCGAGTGCCCGGACACGCCCGTGGCACCCCTtctccgacgacggtgcctgCGCGACAGCCCAGAGCGCGCGCCCTTGACCCATGGCCAGGTACCGACCGCCGTGCCCGGGCAGCCGACGTCATCCTCAGGGGCGCCGCTGCGCTGGACGTTGGGCACGACTGGCGAGCTCCCGGGATCGACCAACCCACGATGGTGCCCAAGCATGAATCGAGACGAACGAGTTCGAGAAGCATGAGACGGTGATGAGACGGCGGGCCGGGAGTGAACGAGACAAGCATCGTCAGCAGCCATGTCGACCGTTTCGGTGTACTTGCGTCTACCTGTGGTAGCCTGCGTCCTCGTACGAGCGTCATGTACAAtccatgtactccgaacgACCCGCTCGCGAAAACGAACAAAGGCACACACAGCCACACGCCACCGCCGGCAGCCATCGGCAGCCACgaagcctcgtcggcgtaaTATAATgtgagcactccgtacggagtacttacagcactgctgtaattacggagtagctgATTACTTGTCGTCATGtgattactccgtaggtgcacttGCAGCACGGCGGAGTGCTTGGCCAGACGACGCGAGCCAACACATGAACCACGGCGGAGCACAAGCCTGGCGTGGCACGGAGTGCGCTGTACCGGCAGGCGTAAACCTCGTatgccgtcctcgccaacCAACGGACCGCCACTCACCGCTTCAAGCCGTGCAAGCCGCTGCGCCACATGGACTCGAACCCACTACGGAGcacccgtcctcgtcctcgtcctcgtaccCCTTCacccgccgaggacggcccTGCAcacacgtacaactacacctggACCGAGAGTACCAGCGTACTCTTGCACGCGCAGAGTGTATTAATCGTTGTCGAGGGAAATCTggtagatgtactgtaggtgcaagtactccgtacagaacAGTGTGCTTGGGTGTACGAGGTGGGCGTGTGAGTGAGCGgtctgtagttgtacggagtacacgtgcttgtaggtgcatTTAATTGCAAGTCCTGTTGCACCTTCAGGCACGTTACGGACGCCGCCAAGGGTCCCCGGCCAAGCCATTGTCCGCCTGCGTCCGTcctgtacagctacagtgcagctacaactacggagtacggaggacggtaCACGTACGCCCTGGTTGTACGTTCTCAAGTACAGCTGGTCATCGCCGCaagtgcacatgtaagtgcaTGGACGCGCAAGAACTCGCAactacatacatgtacatgtacatgtagctgtACGTAgcacttactccgtacgtgtgtGTTCCTATATCTGAACGGATTATTAGGAATGCGGATATGCGGGTACACTTATTTACGGAatcattacggagtacagtacctacggaATGCTTGTCGGgtactataataagtacttattcGTGAGCACATGTaataagcaagtactccgtaggtgtaatTGCACCTACATACTTTGAAGCACAACTACTCCAGAGCATACCCcgtcaagtacatgtaatacagtacctgcGGACGGAAAGCATGTACTGATGGCTCCTTGCTCCGTGCCCTGTCCATGtgcctgtgctccgtactggtgTCCGAGATGCCGATGCCCGCTCACATGTCACCAAATCGAGAAATACACAGGTTGCCAGGCGCGGCGCGACCATCGGCTTTGGACCCCAATTCTGCCATTGCCCCGCCGCCCTctgtcctcgtccgcccaCCGGCCGCCCGGCCACCTCCGCTCCGGTTGCGCTGCTGACGGCTCCGTGCACAGACCTGCGACGCAGCAGGCGTGTCGGTGCTGGAAACCCGAGTGAACCAAACACCGGACGGGGCCACTCCCGAGCACGGAGGAGCATGCGCGACCTCTGCCGATTTttcaaaaaaaaaaaaaaaacacaTGAGAGAACGCTGATAACAAAACAAAGAGTCGGGGTGTGACCAGTCACCGCCCGAGAGCGTTGGCGTCAATCGACAGTGTTACCCCGATCGAGCTTCGTCGTGCCGCGAGCCGCGGCCATTCGTACTGTTCATGGCACCGTCGGGAGGCGTGCGGCCATGCATCCACGCCTCCCATCCTACTGCCGAAAGGTTGCCGTCCGAGaagagcgtcgtcgtcgtgcatcGGAGCACGGAATCCACCCAGCTCAGATGCCGGATACGTGCGATGCGTGGGTATTCATTCACTGGATGGATGCAGTGCCAGCAGTGACTTGCCCtcacccaagtacaagtgccaATACTGTGTGCGCCCGCCCCGGGGGTGGGTGGTGTccccggcaccgtcgcccaCATTCTCTCCCGATCCTCGTATTCCTTGTGCTCCCTGTCACGCTGCTTACGCCTACGAGTAATTCCGCCAGAAATCGCCATTATGATGACTCAGTTGCATCTGCACGCGCCACGTACCTGCGTCGTAGTACGACTCGCATCTCAAGTCTGCCATCGATGGCTTGCTCCCTGTAGCGCCGCCCCGTAGTTTCGTTTCGTGCGACGCGATCCCTTTCGAGAACATCGCCCGCAAACATGCCGTTTCGGACCCTCGTCGGGCTGCGGGGCCGTCCTACTGGCACTTTTATtgtcttttttttttttttttttgcctcTCGAGAATAATCAAGGCAGCATGTGCTCGCATGCAGTATTATGCTGCAGCACGCCGTTcgcgcactccgtacaggcaaACAAGGGCAgagtaagtgtactgtactgtaggtgcgcTGGCATGCGTACATACTATGTAgtgccgacggcaagggcaCGTTCTTCGTTACCAACAATGCCGTCCGGATACGACGAGTGTGCTTGTAATGATTACGTGTGCGCTGGCGAGGCGAGCATGCGGCCGGCCCATGATCTCCTAGTACGGCGACCGA of the Drechmeria coniospora strain ARSEF 6962 chromosome 01, whole genome shotgun sequence genome contains:
- a CDS encoding glutamine amidotransferase class-II protein, whose translation is MCRFLVYKGSDEILLSKLILDPTHSILKQSFDSRLRLDTRRGQNNADGFGIGFYTDPKLGAGPCLFTSTIPAWNCTNLQRIASKTASRLIFGHVRATTEGSLSEDNCHPFTHGSLMWMHNGGLGGWKHIKRSLAARLADKWYLGVKGGTDSEWAFALFLDILERLGHDPSACPAHGFGPTVLRMAMAKTIAEINELTDSIPQDVLQNEDVDTRSLLNFAVTDGQSVICTRYISSAKDEAASLYYSSGTQWVTRTAEPTDRQYQMERRDRGADIVLVASEPLTFERENWVNVPTNSMLTIHRQTVMVHPILDKYYERDPYHVRSSAFVQAKGLVSNEKIPGDPLSPANEHPPSSLDGYRKLAAQSVCSRSLSPDVHRRPTTPVSLRDSTAR